A window of bacterium HR17 contains these coding sequences:
- a CDS encoding hypothetical protein (Stress response UPF0229 protein YhbH), giving the protein MQARLKLARRRNTLNQQPTDGQQVPAGAGGMDKMVDRIERDVARFRDIVKGKIRQNLRKFITSAELIGRQGKTVVSIPVPQVELPHFTYRVRDAGGVGQGEGEEGDILWLEGEEGEGQQGAGFLPGLHPVEVEIALDELVAILGEELELPRLEPRSTGQVVSTKPRYKSIRRVGPESLRHFKRTYREALKRQILSGTYTPDDPQIVPIREDRRYRSFELVPEPDSKAVIFFMMDVSGSMGDEQKEIVRITAFWIDQWVQRHYQGVERHYIVHDAAAREVPEELFYRLRESGGTKISSAYKLCAKLIEEHYPPTEWNIYAFHFSDGDNWEEDDADAFTVLGEKLLPQVNLFGYGQVYSHWGTGRFLYDLADEFEDEFDNLRLADIRSKDYILDAIRDLLGKRPDNDKGARHRPPRRRRS; this is encoded by the coding sequence ATGCAGGCGCGCCTTAAACTTGCCCGGAGGCGAAACACCTTGAACCAACAACCGACCGATGGGCAGCAAGTGCCCGCGGGTGCGGGCGGGATGGACAAGATGGTTGACCGCATTGAACGCGATGTCGCTCGCTTCAGGGATATCGTGAAGGGAAAGATCCGCCAAAACTTGCGCAAATTCATCACCAGCGCCGAGTTGATCGGGCGACAGGGAAAAACGGTTGTCTCCATCCCTGTGCCCCAAGTGGAACTGCCCCACTTCACCTACCGCGTGCGCGACGCAGGGGGGGTCGGTCAAGGCGAAGGTGAGGAAGGTGACATCCTTTGGCTGGAGGGCGAGGAAGGGGAAGGGCAACAAGGCGCCGGTTTTTTGCCGGGATTGCACCCCGTAGAGGTAGAAATTGCGCTAGACGAGTTGGTGGCAATTTTGGGTGAGGAGTTAGAGTTGCCCCGTTTGGAACCGCGCAGCACGGGGCAAGTTGTGTCCACTAAACCCCGCTACAAAAGCATCCGCCGCGTCGGTCCCGAATCGTTGCGGCACTTCAAACGCACCTACCGTGAGGCATTGAAACGCCAGATCCTTAGTGGCACTTACACGCCTGACGACCCGCAAATCGTGCCCATCCGCGAAGACCGTCGCTACCGCAGTTTTGAACTTGTCCCAGAACCTGACAGCAAAGCCGTCATCTTCTTCATGATGGATGTGTCGGGCAGCATGGGCGATGAGCAAAAGGAAATCGTGCGCATCACCGCCTTCTGGATTGACCAGTGGGTGCAGCGCCATTACCAAGGTGTGGAGCGCCATTACATCGTTCACGACGCCGCCGCCCGTGAGGTGCCTGAGGAGTTGTTCTATCGGCTGCGTGAAAGCGGTGGGACAAAAATTTCGTCCGCTTACAAACTGTGCGCCAAGTTGATAGAGGAGCACTACCCTCCGACCGAGTGGAACATTTACGCTTTCCATTTTAGCGACGGCGACAACTGGGAAGAGGACGATGCCGATGCCTTTACTGTTTTGGGCGAAAAGTTGCTCCCACAAGTTAACTTGTTCGGCTATGGGCAGGTTTACAGCCATTGGGGGACGGGACGGTTTCTCTACGACCTCGCCGACGAGTTTGAGGACGAATTTGACAACCTCCGCTTGGCAGACATCCGCAGCAAGGATTACATCTTGGATGCCATCCGCGATTTGTTGGGTAAACGCCCTGACAACGATAAAGGCGCCCGACACCGCCCGCCCCGACGACGGCGCTCGTGA
- the zwf gene encoding Glucose-6-phosphate 1-dehydrogenase, with protein MSVEPHLLVIFGASGDLMRRKLAPALLRLAEQGLLPERFAVLGFARTNMDDEQFRDALQDALHATSQSVAWWWLRERLFYCQGNYGDAASMQRLRECVRQLDERWRLDGNRLFYLATPPEVFDDLVIGIRESGLNKSSGWVRIVTEKPFGNDWESAKALNRLLWTAFDERAIFRIDHYLGKETVQNLLVLRFGNTIFEPLWNRRYIDHVQITVAESDGVEHRGRYYDAAGALRDMVPNHLFQLLTLVAMEPPIALGADEVRDEKLRVLRAIKPFEPDEVDEDVVRGQYGAGEIAGQKVVAYREEPFVHPQSVTETFVALRLFVHNWRWEGVPFYLRTGKRLPKRVTEVHIQFRPVPHLLFPPETAGQLKPNLLTLRIQPDEGIILRIEAKVIGMGMQVRSVPLDFRYADFGTPIPDAYERLLLDAMRGDQTLFMRADEVEAAWRIVTPILRRWQTLPPPAFPNYAAGTWGPHEADALLQRDGREWLTL; from the coding sequence ATGAGCGTAGAACCGCATCTGTTGGTCATTTTCGGCGCATCGGGCGATTTAATGCGACGGAAGTTAGCCCCCGCACTGTTGCGTCTCGCAGAGCAAGGGTTGCTGCCGGAGCGCTTTGCTGTCTTGGGCTTTGCCCGCACGAACATGGACGACGAGCAGTTTCGCGACGCGTTGCAAGACGCATTGCACGCCACATCCCAAAGCGTGGCGTGGTGGTGGTTGCGCGAACGCTTGTTCTACTGTCAAGGTAACTACGGTGATGCGGCGTCCATGCAGCGGTTGCGAGAATGCGTTCGGCAATTGGACGAACGATGGCGGCTGGACGGCAACCGACTGTTTTACTTAGCGACGCCGCCCGAAGTGTTTGATGACCTTGTGATAGGCATTCGCGAAAGTGGGTTGAACAAGAGTAGCGGTTGGGTGCGCATCGTCACGGAAAAACCCTTCGGCAACGATTGGGAGAGCGCAAAAGCGTTGAACCGTTTGCTGTGGACGGCGTTTGACGAGCGCGCCATTTTCCGCATCGACCACTACCTCGGCAAAGAGACGGTGCAAAACCTGCTGGTCTTGCGCTTTGGCAACACGATTTTTGAACCGCTGTGGAACCGTCGCTACATTGACCATGTGCAAATCACGGTCGCCGAAAGCGACGGTGTGGAGCATCGCGGGCGTTACTACGACGCGGCGGGCGCGTTGCGGGACATGGTGCCCAATCACCTGTTTCAATTGCTGACGCTGGTGGCGATGGAGCCGCCAATCGCGCTGGGCGCCGACGAAGTGCGCGACGAAAAATTGCGGGTGCTGCGCGCCATCAAACCGTTTGAGCCTGATGAAGTGGATGAAGATGTCGTGCGAGGGCAATACGGAGCGGGCGAAATCGCAGGGCAAAAAGTCGTCGCCTACCGCGAAGAGCCTTTCGTCCACCCGCAATCGGTGACGGAAACTTTTGTCGCCCTGCGGCTATTTGTGCACAACTGGCGATGGGAAGGGGTGCCGTTTTACCTGCGGACGGGCAAGCGCTTGCCCAAACGCGTGACGGAAGTGCACATCCAGTTTCGTCCTGTCCCCCATTTGCTGTTCCCGCCAGAGACAGCGGGGCAGTTGAAGCCCAATTTGCTGACACTGCGCATTCAACCTGATGAAGGCATCATCCTGCGGATTGAAGCGAAGGTCATCGGGATGGGGATGCAAGTGCGGTCGGTGCCGCTGGACTTTCGTTACGCCGACTTCGGCACACCCATCCCTGACGCTTACGAGCGGTTGCTGCTGGATGCGATGCGGGGCGACCAGACGCTGTTCATGCGCGCCGACGAAGTGGAAGCGGCGTGGCGGATTGTCACGCCCATTTTGCGCCGTTGGCAGACTTTGCCCCCGCCTGCTTTTCCCAACTACGCGGCAGGCACTTGGGGACCGCACGAAGCCGATGCCCTGCTGCAGCGGGACGGGCGCGAATGGCTGACCCTTTAA
- a CDS encoding D-mannonate dehydratase: MKITEVRVFVVNPTATEKFEGIGHLYRRGGMNYVVVKVLTDEGVYGVGEGTLHASELAVVAALNHLKELLVGKDPRNIEDIWHFLHRATYWRGGPIFKTAIAAIDMALWDIKGKLANMPVYQLLGGACRKGVLVYRHADGRDPKEVADNVRKWLEQGYKVVRAQMGGYGGSGKLGFEPPEREGLPGTTYYEPTRYLIEVPQLFEYLRGELGMEVELLHDVHEQLSPIEAAQLAKRLEPYRLFFLEDPVSPEHKEALAFIRSQTTTPLAIGEIFCDREQVLPLFINRWIDYIRIAPLHVGGITEARKIMALAEPFGVKSAFHGAADLGPISQAAAVHVQMSIPNFGVQEWTDFRNIAVLCDMFPTPCEVRDGYAYPNETPGLGVDFNEALAERFPYVPTYMPQIRRADGTVHGY, translated from the coding sequence ATGAAAATCACGGAGGTGCGGGTGTTTGTCGTCAATCCGACAGCGACAGAAAAGTTTGAGGGCATCGGGCATTTGTATCGGCGGGGCGGGATGAACTATGTCGTCGTCAAGGTGCTGACGGACGAGGGTGTTTACGGGGTCGGGGAAGGGACACTCCACGCCAGCGAGTTGGCAGTCGTCGCAGCGCTCAACCACTTGAAGGAGTTGCTCGTCGGCAAAGACCCGCGTAACATTGAAGACATTTGGCACTTTTTACATCGGGCAACTTACTGGCGGGGCGGTCCGATTTTCAAGACCGCCATCGCTGCCATTGACATGGCGCTGTGGGACATCAAGGGCAAATTAGCGAACATGCCCGTTTACCAACTGCTGGGCGGAGCGTGTCGCAAAGGTGTGCTCGTCTATCGGCACGCGGACGGGCGCGACCCGAAAGAGGTGGCGGACAATGTGCGCAAGTGGTTGGAGCAAGGCTACAAGGTCGTGCGGGCACAAATGGGCGGTTACGGAGGGTCGGGCAAGTTGGGTTTTGAGCCGCCTGAACGGGAAGGGTTGCCCGGCACGACTTATTACGAGCCAACCCGCTACCTGATTGAGGTGCCACAACTTTTTGAGTATCTCCGCGGCGAGTTGGGCATGGAAGTGGAGTTGCTGCACGATGTCCACGAACAATTGTCACCGATTGAAGCGGCACAATTGGCGAAACGGTTGGAACCGTATCGGCTCTTTTTCCTTGAAGACCCTGTTTCGCCCGAACACAAAGAGGCGCTGGCGTTCATCCGCTCGCAAACGACGACGCCGTTAGCCATCGGTGAGATCTTTTGCGACCGCGAGCAAGTGCTGCCGTTGTTCATCAACCGCTGGATTGACTACATCCGCATCGCCCCGTTGCATGTCGGCGGAATCACGGAAGCCCGCAAAATCATGGCGTTGGCGGAACCGTTTGGGGTTAAATCTGCCTTTCACGGGGCTGCCGATTTGGGTCCGATTTCCCAAGCGGCGGCGGTGCATGTGCAAATGAGCATCCCCAACTTCGGCGTGCAGGAGTGGACGGACTTTCGGAACATTGCGGTGTTGTGCGACATGTTTCCGACGCCCTGTGAGGTGCGGGACGGTTACGCTTACCCCAACGAAACGCCGGGCTTGGGCGTTGACTTTAACGAGGCTCTGGCAGAACGCTTCCCGTATGTGCCGACCTATATGCCACAAATTCGGCGCGCTGACGGAACGGTGCACGGCTATTGA
- the araB gene encoding Ribulokinase, translating into MTAQRTGYVIGVDVGTLSVRAGVFALDGTMVAHAVENIQIAYPRENFVEQSSDDIWDATGRAVRTAVVNAGVRPEEVIGISYDATCSLVALGKDFRPITVSPTGDPRWNIIVWMDHRAVEFADRINATRHPVLRYVGGVISPEMEPPKLLWLKHNLPATWRNAGKFFDLADFMVFRSTGRDVRSLCTVVCKWLYLGHAGQWDKSFYEQIGLADLLDGERVTDEVRPMGTLAGNLTPEAAEHLGLTTDTAVGVGIIDAHAGGIGLLGAVWEDEGVDGTPLETLETALALIGGTSSCHMVVAREPKFVPGVWGPYFGAMVPDMWLTEGGQSATGALIDYVVTNNAQAAKLQQMAAEQKTTVYGVLNGIVQRLQKETGLQWRLTRDLHVLGFHHGNRSPYADPYAKGVVDGLTLDTSLYAVAKLYYATVQAVAYGTRDIIEAMNRHGHRVRRIYATGGGTKNPLWLQEHADITESEIRLPKEPEAVLLGTAILAAVAAGAYPDIPTAMRAMCHTGEIVRPRPETFEYHRTKFAIYREMYQEHLRRRERMAKF; encoded by the coding sequence GTGACGGCGCAACGGACCGGGTATGTCATCGGCGTGGATGTCGGGACGCTGAGTGTGCGGGCAGGGGTGTTCGCGCTGGACGGGACGATGGTGGCGCACGCCGTTGAGAACATCCAAATCGCCTACCCGCGCGAAAACTTTGTGGAGCAATCGTCGGATGACATTTGGGACGCAACCGGGCGAGCCGTGCGGACAGCCGTCGTCAACGCAGGTGTGCGCCCCGAAGAGGTCATCGGAATCAGTTACGACGCCACTTGTTCGCTGGTGGCGCTGGGCAAAGACTTTCGCCCCATTACCGTCTCACCGACAGGTGACCCGCGCTGGAACATCATCGTATGGATGGACCATCGCGCGGTGGAGTTTGCCGACCGCATCAACGCGACGCGACATCCTGTCTTGCGTTATGTGGGGGGCGTCATCTCGCCGGAGATGGAGCCACCTAAGTTGCTGTGGCTGAAACACAACCTGCCTGCCACTTGGCGCAACGCGGGCAAGTTTTTTGACCTCGCCGATTTCATGGTCTTCCGATCAACAGGGCGCGATGTCCGCAGTTTGTGCACGGTCGTGTGCAAGTGGCTTTATCTGGGGCACGCAGGACAGTGGGACAAAAGTTTTTACGAGCAAATTGGCTTAGCAGATCTGCTAGACGGCGAACGGGTCACCGATGAGGTGCGCCCGATGGGCACCTTAGCGGGTAACCTGACACCTGAAGCGGCGGAACATTTAGGCTTAACGACGGACACGGCTGTCGGCGTCGGCATCATCGACGCCCACGCAGGTGGCATCGGGTTGCTCGGTGCGGTGTGGGAAGACGAAGGTGTGGACGGAACGCCGTTGGAGACTTTGGAAACGGCGTTGGCGCTGATCGGCGGCACTTCGTCATGCCATATGGTCGTCGCACGCGAACCGAAGTTCGTGCCGGGGGTGTGGGGACCGTATTTTGGGGCGATGGTGCCAGATATGTGGCTGACGGAAGGCGGGCAAAGCGCGACGGGTGCGTTGATTGACTATGTGGTCACCAACAACGCGCAAGCGGCGAAGTTGCAACAAATGGCAGCGGAGCAAAAGACGACCGTTTACGGGGTGCTCAACGGCATTGTGCAGCGGCTGCAAAAGGAGACAGGGCTGCAATGGCGGTTGACCCGTGATTTACATGTGTTAGGCTTCCATCACGGCAACCGTTCGCCTTATGCCGACCCTTACGCCAAAGGCGTTGTGGACGGGCTGACTTTGGACACTTCGCTGTATGCCGTCGCGAAACTCTACTACGCCACCGTGCAAGCCGTCGCTTACGGGACACGGGACATCATTGAGGCGATGAACCGACACGGGCATCGCGTGCGGCGCATCTATGCGACGGGCGGCGGGACAAAAAACCCGCTGTGGCTGCAGGAGCACGCCGACATCACAGAAAGCGAAATTCGGCTGCCGAAGGAGCCCGAGGCGGTGTTGTTAGGGACGGCTATCCTGGCGGCGGTCGCAGCAGGCGCCTACCCCGACATCCCGACAGCGATGCGAGCGATGTGCCACACGGGTGAGATTGTGCGCCCGCGCCCCGAAACCTTTGAGTATCACCGCACCAAGTTCGCCATCTACCGCGAAATGTATCAAGAGCACTTGCGCCGACGGGAACGCATGGCGAAGTTTTGA
- the araR_2 gene encoding Arabinose metabolism transcriptional repressor: MPLRTLQRVSRQNAKPVYWQVKEMLKASIERGDLKPGEVLPGRLELCRLLGTNRPAVDRAIAELVKEGWLISIKGKGTFVAEPEAQRTWGTLTFAVVWAHPTPQRGGAFTTKDNIYWGPLLRGISYAAGDLEVRLLFRHCPPDTFRDLFREARVDGLIVLAPHVDDETVLNELRRDRLPFVATSSAYEDDSLPCVDTDNFEGVRQVLEHLWGLGHKQIAIVNLALQSTDLLRRWEAFQELMGKAGIALDPRWTVLSTTYRWGEVDRWIEGVEEWLCSVPLPTAIVAAAYDMALIVLKALQRQGIAVPQQVSLVGFDDPASAAFLEPPLTTVRQPLEAIGRRAVQKLYEALREGVIPEGTELMPPELVVRSSTAPPRGDS; encoded by the coding sequence ATGCCTTTGCGGACACTGCAACGAGTGAGCCGACAGAATGCCAAGCCGGTCTACTGGCAGGTTAAGGAGATGCTGAAAGCCAGCATAGAACGGGGCGACCTGAAGCCAGGGGAAGTGCTGCCGGGGCGTTTGGAGTTGTGTCGTTTGTTGGGGACCAACCGTCCTGCCGTTGACCGCGCCATCGCCGAACTGGTCAAAGAGGGCTGGCTTATCAGCATCAAAGGCAAGGGCACCTTTGTCGCCGAACCAGAGGCGCAGCGTACTTGGGGAACCCTAACTTTTGCGGTCGTTTGGGCTCACCCTACACCGCAAAGGGGAGGGGCTTTCACGACGAAAGACAACATTTATTGGGGCCCACTCCTTCGGGGCATCAGTTACGCTGCTGGCGATTTAGAGGTGCGGTTGCTGTTCCGCCATTGCCCTCCTGACACTTTCCGTGACCTCTTTCGCGAGGCACGCGTGGACGGTCTGATTGTTTTGGCACCCCATGTGGACGATGAAACGGTGCTCAACGAGTTACGGCGAGACCGTCTCCCCTTTGTGGCGACCTCTTCGGCTTACGAAGACGACAGTCTCCCTTGCGTGGACACGGACAATTTTGAGGGCGTTCGGCAGGTCTTAGAGCACCTTTGGGGTCTGGGGCATAAGCAAATTGCCATCGTTAATCTGGCGCTGCAGAGCACTGATCTGTTGCGGCGGTGGGAAGCCTTTCAGGAGTTGATGGGAAAAGCGGGCATTGCCCTTGACCCGCGATGGACAGTCCTGTCTACGACTTACCGCTGGGGCGAAGTAGACCGTTGGATAGAAGGGGTGGAGGAGTGGCTTTGCTCGGTGCCGTTGCCCACGGCGATTGTGGCAGCGGCGTATGACATGGCACTGATTGTCCTCAAAGCCCTCCAGCGGCAAGGGATTGCTGTGCCCCAACAGGTATCGCTGGTCGGTTTTGATGACCCAGCGTCGGCAGCATTTTTGGAACCCCCACTGACCACCGTCCGTCAACCGTTGGAAGCCATCGGGCGTCGGGCTGTTCAGAAACTTTACGAGGCTTTGCGAGAAGGGGTCATACCTGAAGGGACGGAGTTGATGCCGCCAGAGTTGGTCGTGCGGTCATCCACTGCCCCACCACGGGGGGATAGTTGA